From the Desulfosarcina sp. BuS5 genome, one window contains:
- the tpiA gene encoding triose-phosphate isomerase: protein MNIRRPLIAGNWKMFKTCSEAVETAKHLVTRVDDVTDVDVMIAPAFIALAQVADIVKGSKVSLGAQNLFWEKEGAFTGEISPHMIVSTGCKYVIIGHSERRQFFEETDESVNKKINAAVKNGIEPILCVGESEKERESNETFSVLDKQITKGLQGLFTDNLKHLTIAYEPVWAIGTGKTATDEQAQEVHLFLRSLIEKKLGNKFAESIKILYGGSVKPDNITSLMSMPDIDGALVGGASLDAETFSKIVHFL from the coding sequence ATGAACATACGCAGGCCTCTTATCGCCGGAAACTGGAAGATGTTTAAAACTTGTTCCGAGGCGGTAGAAACGGCGAAGCACCTTGTTACACGTGTGGATGATGTTACTGATGTTGATGTTATGATTGCACCTGCTTTTATAGCACTGGCACAGGTTGCGGATATTGTCAAAGGAAGCAAGGTCTCTCTTGGCGCGCAAAATCTTTTCTGGGAAAAAGAAGGAGCCTTTACAGGTGAAATTTCTCCGCATATGATTGTATCTACAGGATGCAAATATGTTATTATCGGCCATTCCGAGCGCAGGCAATTTTTTGAAGAAACAGATGAATCTGTAAATAAAAAAATTAATGCTGCTGTAAAAAACGGAATAGAACCGATTCTTTGTGTTGGCGAATCTGAAAAAGAACGGGAATCAAATGAAACGTTTTCCGTACTTGACAAACAGATAACAAAAGGGTTACAAGGATTGTTTACAGATAATCTTAAACATTTGACTATAGCATATGAACCGGTTTGGGCAATCGGAACAGGAAAGACCGCAACCGATGAGCAGGCCCAGGAGGTTCACTTGTTTTTACGTTCCTTGATAGAAAAAAAATTAGGAAATAAATTTGCTGAATCTATAAAGATATTATATGGCGGAAGCGTCAAACCGGACAATATTACTTCACTGATGTCTATGCCTGACATAGACGGCGCTCTTGTTGGAGGCGCAAGTCTTGACGCTGAAACCTTTAGTAAAATAGTTCACTTTTTATAG
- the secG gene encoding preprotein translocase subunit SecG, translated as MGILLTIVHVIVCIALILIVLLQTGKGADMGAAFGGGSSQTLFGSSGASTFLGKATTIVAVVFMITSVGLAYMVSNKTEKSIILDTTTPIEEKAQTPVPESKTPAAEPVKTE; from the coding sequence ATGGGAATTCTACTAACCATTGTTCATGTTATTGTATGCATCGCGCTAATACTGATTGTACTTTTGCAGACAGGTAAAGGCGCAGACATGGGAGCAGCTTTCGGAGGTGGTTCCAGCCAGACACTTTTCGGTAGTTCAGGAGCATCAACCTTTTTGGGCAAAGCAACAACAATTGTGGCGGTTGTTTTTATGATTACCTCGGTTGGGCTTGCATATATGGTTAGTAACAAAACCGAAAAATCTATAATACTCGACACAACAACGCCCATAGAGGAGAAAGCACAGACTCCCGTTCCCGAGAGTAAGACTCCTGCGGCTGAACCTGTCAAAACAGAGTGA